In the Flavobacteriales bacterium genome, TTTTACTCGTATAACCATTAGCTCTTTACTTATGTCATGAGGCTTTTTCCACAAACTCAAAACTAAGCACTATTTTAGAAGCATGGGTAGTATTTGGTATTTCGAGAACGTCAACCTATTCGATATTCTGTGTCCGCATAAGTTCGCGGAATTTCAGAATGACGCGCGGCATTTTCGCGTGTACGATAAGAACGAACAGGTATACTTCAACGACGATGCGGCCGATACCATTTACCTAGTAGCGAGCGGGCGTGTGAAGATTGTACAGTATACCGAAGACGGTGAAGAGGTGGTAAAGGGCGTGTTGGAGCGGGGCGAGATCTTCGGCGAAATGGCCTTGTTGGGCGAAACGCGGAGGACCGAAGTAGCACAGGTGGTCGAAGAAGGAACCACGCTATGTCCGGTGAACATCGAGATGATGCAGGACCTGATGAAGGACAACCAAGAGTTTACCTTGCGGATCTACAAGATGATCGGAATCAAGATGAAGAAGTTGGAGCGCCGGATCGATAACCTCGTGTTCAAGGATGTGCGGGCACGGCTCGAGGATTTTATACAGGAACTGGCCGATGAAAAGGGCGTGAAACAAGATAATGGAGCCATTAAAGTAACTCATTACTTTACCCACAAAAACATTGCGAATTTGATCGGCACATCGAGACAGACCGTAACGACTTTATTGAATGAACTGCGCGACCAGGGGGTTCTTGATTTTGATCGACGTTCTTTCTTGCTTAAGTCAAAGGCTTAGCCCATTTCTTTTATAACAAGGTATTCGTTCATAAAGGCTTGATCAAAAACAATCCCCGCTACTTTTTCTTGATAAAAAGTACCGCAAAAATCCAGGCTGGCATGCCTCCCTTGCGAAGCAGCGCAGCTTTTTTGGCTCAACCCAAACTCGTCTGCGCGGCAGACTCGAACAGCGGGTTTCGCTTTCTCAAAAGCTACTTCTTCGCTACGGGTTAGCATGCAATGCCGAAAAACATTCGCAATAGATGAGGACATTTTATTTGAGAGGACATCCGCTTTCGCGGGTATATTTGCTTCGCGAGTACATCGGCACTGCGCGTAAGGTAAGGGACATTGACGCCGTAGAAATGGACTCGGGCGAAGCCGAATTCACGTGGTTTGGCCAACAGCCTAACTAAGAACTAAGAACTCGCCTTCGGCGTTATTTCATTTTGTCGGCTAGCTTCGCGACTTGCTTGCGGGGCGATTTACCCTCGTAAACTACCTTGTAGACCATGTTGCAGATGGGCATGCTGA is a window encoding:
- a CDS encoding Crp/Fnr family transcriptional regulator; its protein translation is MGSIWYFENVNLFDILCPHKFAEFQNDARHFRVYDKNEQVYFNDDAADTIYLVASGRVKIVQYTEDGEEVVKGVLERGEIFGEMALLGETRRTEVAQVVEEGTTLCPVNIEMMQDLMKDNQEFTLRIYKMIGIKMKKLERRIDNLVFKDVRARLEDFIQELADEKGVKQDNGAIKVTHYFTHKNIANLIGTSRQTVTTLLNELRDQGVLDFDRRSFLLKSKA